In one Cellulomonas sp. JZ18 genomic region, the following are encoded:
- the phoU gene encoding phosphate signaling complex protein PhoU: MRDIFEAELKQLGEDLVAMSGRVEQAVSNAGVALLTADLRLAESVIADDLAIDALERDLDDRCVRLLAQQQPVATDLRVVVSALRMSASLERMGDLARHVAQVARARYPRVAVPDDCTAVFTQMQDAAVRVARRTTTLLETRDMALAESIEQDDDLLDQLHTDTFTAMLSGSWSYDVQETVDVTLLGRYYERFGDHAVSVARRVVYLVTGDTAHALDPAAVRPA, translated from the coding sequence ATGCGGGACATCTTCGAGGCCGAGCTCAAGCAGCTCGGCGAGGACCTGGTGGCCATGAGCGGCCGGGTCGAGCAGGCCGTCAGCAACGCGGGCGTCGCGCTGCTCACGGCCGACCTGCGGCTCGCGGAGTCCGTCATCGCCGACGACCTCGCGATCGACGCGCTCGAGCGGGACCTGGACGACCGCTGCGTGCGCCTGCTCGCGCAGCAGCAGCCCGTCGCCACCGACCTGCGGGTCGTCGTCTCGGCGCTGCGCATGAGCGCGTCCCTGGAGCGCATGGGCGACCTCGCCCGGCACGTCGCGCAGGTCGCCCGGGCGCGCTACCCGCGCGTCGCGGTGCCCGACGACTGCACGGCCGTGTTCACGCAGATGCAGGACGCCGCCGTGCGCGTCGCGCGCCGCACCACCACGCTGCTCGAGACCCGTGACATGGCGCTCGCCGAGAGCATCGAGCAGGACGACGACCTGCTCGACCAGCTGCACACCGACACGTTCACGGCGATGCTCTCGGGCTCCTGGTCGTACGACGTGCAGGAGACCGTCGACGTCACGCTGCTCGGCCGGTACTACGAGCGGTTCGGCGACCACGCCGTGTCCGTCGCGCGCCGCGTCGTCTACCTCGTCACCGGGGACACCGCGCACGCGCTCGACCCCGCCGCGGTCCGTCCGGCCTGA
- the pstS gene encoding phosphate ABC transporter substrate-binding protein PstS, which translates to MKLSPRNRLGAVALTGALALTLAACSSGGNAEEPAGTAGSGDEAPAELSGSLAGAGASSQEKAVAGWIAGFNEQYPDVAVSYDAVGSGGGREQFLAGAVQFAGSDAALKEEELAQAEERCVGGEAVELPLYISPIAVVYNLPDVDAENINMSAATIAKVFNREITTWNDPAIAAENPDVELPAIDIIPVNRSDESGTTENFTEYLAAASEGAWPHEPSGDWPISGGQSGQGTQGVIDTVTGAEGAIGYADASRAGDLGTVALKVGEEYVPFSAEAAAKVVDASPRAEGATENRLVVELDRTTTEAGAYPLVLISYHIACSVYEDQADADNVKAYLSYVASEAGQERAADPSVAGAAPISDDLRAEVQAAIDGITAG; encoded by the coding sequence GTGAAGCTCTCCCCTCGCAACCGTCTCGGTGCCGTCGCCCTCACCGGCGCTCTGGCGCTGACCCTGGCCGCGTGCAGCTCCGGTGGCAACGCCGAGGAGCCCGCGGGCACCGCGGGTTCCGGTGACGAGGCTCCCGCCGAGCTGAGCGGTTCGCTCGCCGGCGCCGGGGCGTCGTCCCAGGAGAAGGCTGTCGCCGGCTGGATCGCCGGCTTCAACGAGCAGTACCCCGACGTGGCCGTCAGCTACGACGCGGTGGGCTCCGGCGGTGGCCGTGAGCAGTTCCTCGCGGGCGCCGTGCAGTTCGCCGGCTCGGACGCCGCGCTGAAGGAGGAGGAGCTCGCGCAGGCCGAGGAGCGCTGCGTCGGCGGCGAGGCCGTCGAGCTCCCGCTCTACATCTCGCCGATCGCCGTCGTCTACAACCTCCCCGACGTGGACGCGGAGAACATCAACATGTCGGCGGCGACGATCGCCAAGGTGTTCAACCGCGAGATCACGACGTGGAACGACCCGGCCATCGCCGCGGAGAACCCCGACGTCGAGCTCCCCGCGATCGACATCATCCCCGTCAACCGCTCGGACGAGTCCGGCACGACGGAGAACTTCACCGAGTACCTCGCCGCCGCGTCCGAGGGCGCGTGGCCGCACGAGCCGAGCGGCGACTGGCCGATCTCGGGCGGGCAGTCCGGCCAGGGCACGCAGGGCGTCATCGACACGGTGACGGGTGCCGAGGGTGCGATCGGCTACGCCGACGCCTCGCGCGCCGGTGACCTGGGCACGGTCGCGCTGAAGGTCGGCGAGGAGTACGTGCCGTTCTCCGCCGAGGCCGCCGCGAAGGTCGTCGACGCGTCCCCGCGCGCCGAGGGCGCCACGGAGAACCGCCTCGTGGTCGAGCTCGACCGCACCACGACCGAGGCCGGCGCCTACCCGCTGGTCCTCATCTCGTACCACATCGCCTGCTCGGTCTACGAGGACCAGGCCGACGCCGACAACGTGAAGGCCTACCTCTCCTACGTCGCGAGCGAGGCGGGCCAGGAGCGCGCCGCCGACCCGAGCGTCGCCGGTGCCGCCCCGATCTCGGACGACCTGCGCGCCGAGGTCCAGGCCGCGATCGACGGCATCACCGCGGGCTGA
- the pstC gene encoding phosphate ABC transporter permease subunit PstC produces the protein MALTTTPRRSGTSPDGEQVDAGATVRAASTGRVGSRVFAGLSTGAGVLILLTLAAVAVFLVIRAWPALTASSEELGDISWFNGDSVAEYVGPLIFGTLLASLLALLMAVPVSVGIALFISHYAPRRLAQSLGYLIDLLAAIPSVVYGLWGALWLLGVVNPFFEWLSGALGFIPLFADYQAPAKNILSASIVLAVMILPIITAVSREVFLQTPRLHEEASLALGATRWEMVRQAVLPFGRSGVISASMLGLGRALGETMAVLMVISPGFLYSFHLLQPGQHQTIAANIASKFPEASGLSVSALIATGLALFVITFAVNFVARWIIARRAEFSGAN, from the coding sequence GTGGCTCTCACCACCACTCCCCGCCGGTCCGGGACCTCCCCCGACGGCGAGCAGGTCGACGCCGGTGCGACCGTCCGCGCGGCGTCGACCGGGCGCGTCGGCAGCCGTGTCTTCGCCGGCCTGTCGACCGGCGCCGGCGTCCTGATCCTCCTGACGCTCGCCGCCGTCGCGGTCTTCCTGGTCATCCGCGCCTGGCCGGCGCTCACGGCGTCGTCCGAGGAGCTCGGCGACATCTCGTGGTTCAACGGCGACTCGGTCGCCGAGTACGTCGGGCCCCTGATCTTCGGCACGCTGCTCGCGTCGCTGCTGGCCCTGCTGATGGCCGTGCCGGTCTCGGTCGGCATCGCGCTGTTCATCTCGCACTACGCGCCCCGCCGGCTCGCGCAGAGCCTGGGCTACCTGATCGACCTGCTGGCGGCGATCCCGTCGGTGGTCTACGGCCTGTGGGGCGCGCTGTGGCTGCTCGGCGTCGTCAACCCGTTCTTCGAGTGGCTCTCCGGCGCGCTCGGGTTCATCCCGCTGTTCGCGGACTACCAGGCGCCCGCGAAGAACATCCTGTCGGCCTCGATCGTGCTGGCCGTGATGATCCTGCCGATCATCACCGCGGTCTCGCGCGAGGTGTTCCTGCAGACGCCGCGCCTGCACGAGGAGGCCTCGCTGGCCCTCGGCGCCACCCGCTGGGAGATGGTCCGCCAGGCGGTCCTGCCGTTCGGGCGCTCGGGTGTCATCAGCGCCTCGATGCTCGGTCTCGGCCGCGCGCTCGGTGAGACGATGGCGGTGCTCATGGTCATCTCGCCCGGGTTCCTCTACTCGTTCCACCTGCTCCAGCCGGGGCAGCACCAGACCATCGCCGCGAACATCGCCTCGAAGTTCCCCGAGGCCAGCGGGCTGTCCGTGAGCGCGCTCATCGCCACCGGTCTCGCCCTGTTCGTCATCACGTTCGCGGTCAACTTCGTCGCGCGGTGGATCATCGCGCGCCGCGCCGAGTTCTCGGGAGCCAACTGA
- a CDS encoding phosphoglyceromutase, which translates to MTYTLVLLRHGESEWNAKNLFTGWVDVPLSEKGVEEAKRGGTLLTDAGVLPDVVHTSLLRRAITTANYALDAADRLWIPVKRSWRLNERHYGALQGKNKKQTLEEYGEEQFMLWRRSYDVPPPEIELGSEFSQDTDPRYAGEPIPRTEALAQVLVRALPYWESEIVPDLKARKTVLVAAHGNSIRALVKHLDDVDEQTIAGINIPTGIPLLYELDEETLKPTVPGGTYLDPEAAKAAIAAVANQGR; encoded by the coding sequence ATGACCTACACCCTCGTGCTGCTCCGCCACGGCGAGAGCGAGTGGAACGCGAAGAACCTCTTCACCGGCTGGGTCGACGTCCCGCTGTCGGAGAAGGGCGTCGAGGAGGCCAAGCGCGGCGGCACGCTGCTCACGGACGCCGGCGTGCTGCCGGACGTCGTGCACACGTCGCTGCTGCGCCGTGCGATCACGACGGCGAACTACGCGCTCGACGCGGCCGACCGCCTGTGGATCCCGGTCAAGCGCTCGTGGCGCCTGAACGAGCGCCACTACGGCGCCCTGCAGGGCAAGAACAAGAAGCAGACGCTCGAGGAGTACGGCGAGGAGCAGTTCATGCTCTGGCGCCGCTCGTACGACGTCCCGCCGCCGGAGATCGAGCTGGGCAGCGAGTTCTCGCAGGACACCGACCCCCGCTACGCCGGCGAGCCGATCCCGCGCACCGAGGCGCTCGCGCAGGTGCTGGTCCGCGCGCTGCCGTACTGGGAGTCCGAGATCGTGCCGGACCTGAAGGCGCGCAAGACGGTCCTCGTCGCCGCGCACGGCAACTCGATCCGCGCGCTCGTCAAGCACCTGGACGACGTCGACGAGCAGACCATCGCCGGCATCAACATCCCCACCGGCATCCCGCTGCTCTACGAGCTCGACGAGGAGACGCTGAAGCCGACCGTCCCCGGCGGCACGTACCTCGACCCGGAGGCCGCGAAGGCGGCGATCGCCGCGGTGGCGAACCAGGGGCGCTGA
- a CDS encoding cell wall metabolism sensor histidine kinase WalK, with product MDGLAPLVAGALGVLVGAFAVGAFRWSERVQHTLPPQPEPALDDGLVRTLAVLRSAAIVLDADDHVVRASPPAHALGLVRDGRLVHASMRDLVAAVRRDGVIRDEEVDVPRGPVGPGRLLVQVRVAQVTPEHVLLLAEDLTQARRLEAIRRDFVVNVSHELKTPVGALSLLAETVQDAADDPDAVRRFTGRMQAEAQRLSALVHEIIELSRLQATGALEELAPVRVDDVVAEALDRARTGADAKHVRLTAGGASGVTVFGDHNLLVTAVRNLLDNAVAYSPEGTQVGVGVERRGHLVEIAVVDEGIGIDPADQERVFERFYRVDPARSRDTGGTGLGLSIVKHVAADHGGDVSVWSQPGRGSTFTLRLPVADDRTAGAPASPTPPAAPASPSGTAPARPMPRSTT from the coding sequence ATGGACGGCCTCGCGCCGCTGGTGGCCGGGGCGCTGGGGGTGCTCGTCGGCGCGTTCGCCGTGGGTGCGTTCCGCTGGAGCGAGCGCGTGCAGCACACCCTGCCACCGCAGCCCGAGCCCGCGCTCGACGACGGCCTGGTCCGCACCCTGGCGGTGCTCCGGTCCGCCGCGATCGTCCTCGACGCCGACGACCACGTGGTGCGCGCGAGCCCGCCGGCGCACGCGCTGGGCCTGGTCCGCGACGGGCGCCTCGTGCACGCCTCGATGCGTGACCTGGTCGCCGCGGTCCGCCGGGACGGCGTCATCCGCGACGAGGAGGTCGACGTGCCGCGCGGCCCCGTGGGTCCCGGTCGCCTGCTCGTGCAGGTCCGCGTGGCGCAGGTGACGCCGGAGCACGTGCTGCTGCTCGCCGAGGACCTCACCCAGGCGCGCCGCCTGGAGGCCATCCGCCGCGACTTCGTCGTGAACGTGTCGCACGAGCTGAAGACGCCGGTCGGGGCGCTGTCCCTGCTCGCGGAGACCGTGCAGGACGCCGCCGACGACCCCGACGCGGTGCGCCGGTTCACCGGGCGCATGCAGGCGGAGGCGCAGCGGCTGTCCGCGCTCGTCCACGAGATCATCGAGCTGTCCCGCCTGCAGGCGACGGGTGCGCTCGAGGAGCTCGCGCCGGTCCGCGTCGACGACGTCGTCGCCGAGGCCCTCGACCGGGCCCGCACGGGCGCCGACGCCAAGCACGTGCGGCTGACCGCGGGCGGCGCGAGCGGCGTGACCGTGTTCGGCGACCACAACCTCCTCGTCACCGCGGTGCGCAACCTGCTCGACAACGCGGTCGCGTACTCGCCCGAGGGGACCCAGGTGGGCGTGGGGGTGGAGCGTCGCGGCCACCTCGTGGAGATCGCCGTCGTGGACGAGGGGATCGGCATCGACCCCGCCGACCAGGAGCGCGTCTTCGAGCGCTTCTACCGCGTCGACCCCGCCCGCTCGCGCGACACCGGCGGCACCGGCCTGGGGCTGTCCATCGTCAAGCACGTCGCCGCGGACCACGGCGGCGACGTCTCCGTGTGGTCCCAGCCGGGCCGCGGCTCGACGTTCACGCTGCGCCTGCCGGTCGCGGACGACCGCACCGCGGGTGCGCCCGCGTCCCCGACCCCGCCGGCGGCGCCGGCGTCCCCGTCCGGCACCGCGCCGGCCCGACCGATGCCCAGGAGCACCACGTGA
- a CDS encoding RNA polymerase sigma factor: MRRRPTPDERLTVALDASGADLLAYLTRRVGPADAADLLADAMVAAWRRVDDLPVEPERARMWLFGIARNTLLNHHRGEVRRRRLADRVREALAGDAATAPAADAGAEVRDAVARLDPDLAELVRLVHWDGFTLAEAAELTGVPASTARSRYQRARGELRAALGVGARAS; this comes from the coding sequence GTGAGGCGCCGCCCCACGCCGGACGAGCGGCTGACGGTCGCGCTCGACGCGTCCGGCGCCGACCTGCTCGCCTACCTGACCCGGCGCGTCGGGCCGGCCGACGCCGCCGACCTGCTCGCCGACGCGATGGTCGCGGCGTGGCGACGCGTCGACGACCTGCCGGTCGAGCCCGAGCGGGCGCGGATGTGGCTGTTCGGCATCGCGCGGAACACGCTGCTCAACCACCACCGCGGCGAGGTGCGCCGGCGCCGGCTCGCGGACCGGGTGCGCGAGGCGCTCGCAGGGGACGCGGCGACGGCGCCCGCGGCGGACGCGGGTGCGGAGGTGCGGGACGCGGTCGCCCGGCTCGACCCCGACCTGGCGGAGCTGGTGCGGCTCGTGCACTGGGACGGCTTCACCCTGGCGGAGGCAGCCGAGCTGACCGGTGTCCCCGCGTCCACGGCGCGCAGCCGCTACCAGCGGGCGCGGGGCGAGCTGCGCGCGGCGCTCGGCGTCGGGGCGCGCGCCTCCTGA
- a CDS encoding response regulator transcription factor, which yields MTRILLVEDEESYRDPLAYQLTREGYDVVTAATGPAALERFAEGGADLVLLDLMLPGLPGTEVCRRLRLESDVPVIMLTAKDDEIDKVVGLELGADDYVTKPYSSRELLARIRAVLRRRDGARPAADGDEAGDDGVLELAHVRMDVDRHTVHVDGTLVPFPLKEFELLELLLRNPGRVLTRGQLIDRVWGSDYVGDTKTLDVHVKRIRAKIEPDPSAPTLLTTVRGLGYKLSDTPDE from the coding sequence GTGACCCGCATCCTGCTCGTGGAGGACGAGGAGTCCTACCGCGACCCCCTCGCGTACCAGCTGACCCGCGAGGGCTACGACGTCGTCACCGCCGCGACGGGACCGGCGGCCCTCGAGCGTTTCGCCGAGGGCGGTGCGGACCTCGTGCTCCTCGACCTCATGCTCCCCGGGCTGCCCGGTACCGAGGTGTGCCGGCGGCTGCGGCTCGAGTCGGACGTGCCCGTCATCATGCTCACGGCCAAGGACGACGAGATCGACAAGGTCGTGGGCCTCGAGCTCGGCGCCGACGACTACGTGACGAAGCCCTACTCGTCGCGTGAGCTGCTCGCCCGCATCCGTGCGGTCCTGCGCCGCCGGGACGGCGCGCGCCCGGCCGCCGACGGGGACGAGGCGGGGGACGACGGCGTGCTGGAGCTCGCGCACGTGCGCATGGACGTCGACCGGCACACGGTGCACGTCGACGGCACGCTCGTGCCGTTCCCGCTCAAGGAGTTCGAGCTGCTCGAGCTGCTGCTGCGCAACCCCGGGCGGGTGCTCACGCGCGGGCAGCTCATCGACCGCGTGTGGGGGTCGGACTACGTGGGGGACACGAAGACGCTCGACGTCCACGTCAAGCGGATCCGCGCGAAGATCGAGCCGGACCCGTCGGCGCCGACGCTGCTCACGACCGTGCGCGGGCTGGGCTACAAGCTGTCGGACACGCCGGACGAGTGA
- the pstB gene encoding phosphate ABC transporter ATP-binding protein PstB: MSKRIDVSDLDVYYGDFLAVEGVTMAIEARQATALIGPSGCGKSTFLRTLNRMHEVIPGARVTGKALMDGQDLYGSDVDPVTVRRQIGMVFQRPNPFPTMSIADNVLAGVRLNNRRMSKGDQQDLVEQSLRGANLWNEVKDRLERPGSSLSGGQQQRLCIARAIAVKPQVLLMDEPCSALDPISTLAIEDLIAELKSDYTIVIVTHNMQQAARVSDKTAFFNIAGTGKPGKLIEMDDTATMFSSPREQATEDYISGRFG; the protein is encoded by the coding sequence ATGTCCAAGCGGATCGACGTCTCGGACCTCGACGTCTACTACGGCGACTTCCTCGCGGTCGAGGGCGTCACGATGGCCATCGAGGCCCGCCAGGCGACCGCGCTCATCGGCCCCTCGGGCTGCGGCAAGTCGACGTTCCTGCGCACCCTCAACCGGATGCACGAGGTCATCCCCGGTGCGCGCGTCACCGGCAAGGCCCTCATGGACGGCCAGGACCTCTACGGGTCGGACGTCGACCCGGTGACGGTCCGCCGGCAGATCGGCATGGTGTTCCAGCGCCCGAACCCGTTCCCGACCATGTCGATCGCCGACAACGTCCTCGCGGGCGTCCGGCTGAACAACCGCCGCATGTCGAAGGGCGACCAGCAGGACCTCGTCGAGCAGTCGCTGCGCGGCGCGAACCTGTGGAACGAGGTCAAGGACCGCCTCGAGCGTCCCGGGTCGAGCCTGTCCGGCGGTCAGCAGCAGCGTCTGTGCATCGCGCGGGCCATCGCGGTCAAGCCGCAGGTGCTCCTCATGGACGAGCCCTGCTCCGCGCTCGACCCGATCTCGACGCTGGCGATCGAGGACCTCATCGCCGAGCTGAAGAGCGACTACACGATCGTCATCGTCACGCACAACATGCAGCAGGCGGCGCGCGTGTCGGACAAGACGGCGTTCTTCAACATCGCCGGCACCGGCAAGCCGGGCAAGCTCATCGAGATGGACGACACCGCCACGATGTTCTCCTCGCCCCGCGAGCAGGCGACCGAGGACTACATCTCCGGCCGCTTCGGCTGA
- the pstA gene encoding phosphate ABC transporter permease PstA — MAVDTAPAPATSLVDPSQGRLPRWATWAFLAGGLLAAFVLLLVLGTPTVAGVVGLGAVLYALAATVASFVVEGRRRAVDRLATTLVTGAFLLALIPLVSLVLLVVTRGMTSFSWTFLTTDMVGIFGDMTEGGIAHAVVGTLLITFAAAVISVPIGLLTAIYLVEYGRGPLARAITFLVDVMTGIPSIVAGLFGFAVFTLALGPAYRAGIMGAVALSLLMTPVVIRSVEEMLRLVPNELREASYALGVPKWLTIVKVVLRTAAAGIVTGVMLAVARIIGETAPLLLTVGLVTQMNTSLFEGRMATLPVFAFRQYEQGGTGIDRAWAAALTLILIVMLLNLLARLISRWFAPKGAR, encoded by the coding sequence ATGGCCGTCGACACCGCTCCCGCCCCCGCCACCTCGCTGGTCGACCCGTCCCAGGGCCGGCTGCCGCGCTGGGCCACGTGGGCCTTCCTCGCGGGCGGCCTGCTCGCCGCGTTCGTCCTGCTGCTCGTCCTCGGCACCCCGACCGTCGCCGGCGTCGTCGGGCTGGGCGCGGTCCTCTACGCGCTCGCCGCCACGGTGGCGTCGTTCGTCGTCGAGGGCCGCCGCCGCGCGGTGGACCGCCTGGCCACGACGCTCGTGACCGGCGCGTTCCTGCTCGCGCTCATCCCGCTGGTCTCCCTCGTCCTGCTCGTCGTCACGCGCGGCATGACGTCGTTCAGCTGGACGTTCCTCACCACGGACATGGTGGGGATCTTCGGCGACATGACCGAGGGCGGCATCGCGCACGCGGTCGTCGGCACGCTGCTCATCACGTTCGCGGCGGCGGTGATCTCGGTGCCGATCGGCCTGCTCACGGCGATCTACCTCGTCGAGTACGGGCGCGGCCCGCTGGCGCGCGCGATCACGTTCCTCGTGGACGTCATGACGGGCATCCCGTCGATCGTCGCCGGCCTGTTCGGCTTCGCGGTGTTCACGCTCGCCCTCGGGCCGGCGTACCGCGCGGGCATCATGGGCGCCGTCGCGCTGTCGCTGCTCATGACGCCCGTCGTGATCCGCTCGGTCGAGGAGATGCTGCGGCTCGTCCCGAACGAGCTGCGCGAGGCGTCGTACGCGCTCGGCGTGCCGAAGTGGCTGACGATCGTCAAGGTCGTGCTCCGCACCGCGGCCGCCGGCATCGTCACGGGCGTCATGCTCGCGGTCGCCCGCATCATCGGCGAGACCGCGCCCCTGCTGCTCACCGTCGGCCTCGTCACGCAGATGAACACGAGCCTGTTCGAGGGCCGCATGGCCACGCTGCCGGTGTTCGCGTTCCGCCAGTACGAGCAGGGCGGGACCGGCATCGACCGTGCCTGGGCCGCGGCGCTCACGCTCATCCTCATCGTCATGCTCCTCAACCTGCTCGCGCGGCTGATCAGCCGCTGGTTCGCCCCCAAGGGCGCCCGCTGA